The Sediminispirochaeta smaragdinae DSM 11293 genome has a segment encoding these proteins:
- a CDS encoding sigma-54-dependent Fis family transcriptional regulator produces the protein MNTSSTCRACEVKSNTALRFLFEMSNSILKEDVISEILQEVLRIMSGHMGLVRGTISIFNRKSGKISIEEGFGISPEEQARGIYDPGEGITGKVIESGKPALVPDISLEPHFLNRTRVRRDIGKKQIGFICVPIKGGKEVIGTLNAERFIDEVTDLEEDLCLMQIIAAMISQAVQLYQAHHEENQVLQEENKRLQRELLEKFTSSRIIGTSKVMRRVFDYVHKIADSMATVLILGESGVGKELVAKEIHYASGRKNMPFITLNCAALPESIIESELFGHEKGAFTGAVRDRKGRFERAQGGTIFLDEIGELSPNVQTKLLRVLQEREFERVGGSKTIRCDVRVITATNKDLETAMKNGSFREDLYYRLNIIPITVPPLRERKSDIPLLVNHFIDKFSRMNHKKVTRISTPAIDMLFSYHWPGNIRELENCIEHAVILADNQVIHGYHLPPTLQMRLPELKGRQEAGSLQHQLDALEYELLVEALKSSKGNLSDAAKELGLTNRMIGVRMKKYGLDYKKFRSYKKMK, from the coding sequence ATGAATACATCATCAACATGCAGAGCGTGTGAGGTTAAGAGTAATACCGCTCTTAGATTCCTTTTTGAGATGAGTAACTCCATCCTGAAAGAGGATGTCATCTCTGAAATTCTTCAGGAAGTCCTGCGGATTATGTCGGGTCATATGGGACTGGTTCGAGGAACGATAAGTATCTTCAACAGAAAAAGCGGAAAGATATCGATCGAGGAGGGATTTGGAATTTCTCCTGAGGAACAAGCCCGGGGTATCTATGATCCGGGGGAGGGGATTACCGGAAAGGTGATCGAGAGCGGAAAACCGGCGCTCGTACCCGATATTTCGCTGGAACCTCATTTCCTTAATCGTACTCGGGTGCGCCGGGATATCGGAAAAAAACAGATAGGCTTTATTTGTGTCCCCATTAAGGGCGGAAAGGAGGTGATAGGTACCCTCAATGCGGAGCGTTTCATCGATGAGGTGACGGATCTGGAGGAGGATCTTTGCCTCATGCAGATTATCGCCGCCATGATCTCTCAGGCTGTCCAGCTGTATCAGGCCCATCACGAGGAAAACCAGGTTCTACAGGAGGAGAATAAGCGCCTTCAGCGGGAACTGCTGGAAAAGTTCACCAGCAGCAGGATCATAGGTACATCGAAGGTGATGCGCCGGGTCTTTGATTATGTGCACAAAATTGCAGATTCGATGGCGACGGTTCTGATCCTGGGGGAAAGCGGAGTGGGAAAGGAACTGGTTGCCAAGGAAATCCACTATGCAAGCGGTAGGAAGAATATGCCCTTCATAACGCTAAACTGCGCTGCACTTCCGGAATCCATCATAGAAAGCGAATTGTTTGGCCATGAAAAGGGAGCCTTTACCGGGGCTGTTCGCGACAGAAAAGGTCGTTTTGAACGTGCCCAGGGCGGCACCATCTTTCTCGATGAGATAGGTGAGCTGAGTCCCAATGTCCAGACAAAGCTTCTGAGGGTGCTTCAGGAACGGGAGTTCGAACGGGTTGGGGGAAGCAAAACCATTCGCTGTGATGTACGGGTGATAACGGCCACTAATAAAGACCTCGAAACAGCCATGAAAAACGGCAGCTTTCGGGAAGATCTCTACTATCGACTCAATATCATTCCCATCACCGTTCCGCCCCTGCGGGAGAGAAAATCCGATATTCCCCTTTTGGTAAATCACTTTATCGATAAGTTCAGCAGGATGAACCATAAAAAGGTCACGAGAATATCTACTCCGGCCATCGATATGCTTTTTTCCTACCATTGGCCGGGGAATATTCGCGAGCTCGAAAACTGTATCGAACATGCGGTGATTCTGGCCGATAACCAGGTGATACACGGATATCATCTTCCTCCAACCCTTCAGATGCGCCTTCCTGAGTTGAAAGGTCGCCAGGAGGCCGGAAGCCTCCAGCATCAGCTTGATGCCCTTGAGTATGAATTGCTTGTCGAGGCATTAAAGTCTTCAAAGGGAAATCTCTCGGATGCGGCGAAGGAACTTGGGCTTACCAACCGTATGATCGGTGTTCGTATGAAGAAGTACGGATTGGATTACAAGAAATTTCGAAGTTATAAAAAGATGAAGTAA
- the modB gene encoding molybdate ABC transporter permease subunit — MKSIDVIHTVLLSLKIGCISTAANLPLALAVVYLLTRCNFKGKTLVDGLVNLPLVMPPVTTGYLLLILLGKKGLIGSYLYAWFGIRIAFTTTAAVIASMVVSFPLVTRNIKVSMEMVDPKLEQAALTLGAGKLSVFFRVTLPLIFPGIISGLIIGFARSLGEFGATMTFAGNIQGQTRTIPLSVYSYLQIPGKERESAILVLISIIISFTAMFVSSLYTRVIQKRRSSPDESLV, encoded by the coding sequence ATGAAATCAATTGATGTCATCCACACTGTACTACTGTCGCTCAAGATCGGATGCATATCAACAGCCGCCAATCTGCCCCTGGCCTTGGCGGTCGTCTACCTCCTCACCCGCTGCAATTTCAAGGGAAAAACCCTTGTCGACGGCCTGGTCAACCTTCCCCTTGTCATGCCGCCGGTTACCACCGGATACCTTCTGCTGATCCTCCTCGGGAAAAAGGGGCTCATCGGTTCCTATCTTTACGCCTGGTTCGGCATACGCATCGCCTTTACCACCACGGCGGCCGTTATCGCCTCCATGGTCGTCTCCTTTCCCCTTGTAACACGAAACATCAAGGTATCAATGGAGATGGTTGACCCAAAACTGGAACAAGCGGCTCTCACCCTCGGAGCAGGAAAGCTGAGTGTCTTTTTCAGGGTTACCCTCCCCTTGATATTTCCCGGAATCATAAGCGGGCTTATCATCGGTTTTGCCCGAAGCCTCGGAGAGTTCGGAGCGACCATGACCTTCGCAGGCAATATACAGGGGCAGACCCGTACCATCCCGCTCTCGGTCTATTCTTATCTGCAAATTCCGGGAAAAGAGCGGGAATCGGCGATCCTTGTGCTCATTTCGATCATCATATCCTTTACCGCAATGTTCGTTTCTTCCCTCTACACCCGTGTAATCCAGAAAAGGAGAAGCAGCCCAGATGAGTCTCTCGTTTGA
- a CDS encoding P-II family nitrogen regulator, translating into MKEILAVIRINKMNETKKALSDAGFSGFTAAGKVLGRGKGLVDYQLIKGAQDGYQEAISQLGHGPRLIPKRILTLVVRDEKKELAVQTIMKTNKTGNPGDGKIFILPVAESIRVRTEEKGDTTLD; encoded by the coding sequence ATGAAAGAGATACTGGCTGTTATTCGGATAAATAAGATGAATGAAACCAAGAAGGCCCTAAGCGATGCAGGCTTTTCGGGATTCACCGCAGCCGGCAAGGTTCTCGGCCGTGGAAAAGGTCTTGTTGACTATCAGCTGATTAAGGGCGCCCAGGATGGCTACCAGGAGGCGATATCCCAACTTGGGCACGGCCCCAGGCTGATACCGAAGCGAATCCTGACACTGGTTGTTCGGGATGAAAAAAAGGAGCTGGCCGTTCAAACGATTATGAAGACAAACAAGACCGGTAACCCCGGAGACGGAAAGATTTTTATCCTTCCAGTTGCAGAGAGTATCCGGGTGCGGACCGAAGAAAAGGGCGATACGACCCTTGATTAA
- the nifD gene encoding nitrogenase molybdenum-iron protein alpha chain, with product MSEKGKMKADIFRDTIMEKYPPKVLKKRKKQFIVREADPEQSIQANVRTVPGIITQRGCCYAGCKGVVLGPTRDIINITHGPIGCGFYSWLTRRNQTRPGDNGENYMTYCFSTDMQDQNIVFGGEKLLRQAVQEAYDIFHPKAIAIFSTCPVGLIGDDVHVIAREMKEQFGDCNVFAFSCEGYKGVSQSAGHHIANNQIFKHVVGTSEEGRTGRYKINLLGEYNIGGDAFVIEELLEKCGITLVSTYSGNSSIDQFASSHTADLNCIMCHRSINYVAGMMETKYGIPWIKVNFIGAEATAKSLRKIAAYFEEPELEKRVEEVIAEEIVGVEAVLEEIRPRTEGKTTMLFVGGSRAHHYQELFKELGMEVLAAGYEFGHRDDYEGRRVLPSIKVDADSRNIEELKVEQDTERYRPRKDESSREELEQQGLSFSSYEGLMPEMENGSFVVDDISHYEMERLILEYRPDVFCAGIKEKFCVQKMGVPMKQLHSYDYGGPYAGFAGAINWYREIDRMVGSKVWGLIGAPWEKNRTLHGRFVATT from the coding sequence ATGAGTGAGAAGGGAAAAATGAAGGCGGATATTTTTCGCGACACGATCATGGAAAAGTACCCGCCAAAGGTACTGAAGAAACGGAAAAAACAGTTCATTGTTCGAGAGGCCGATCCCGAACAGAGCATACAGGCCAATGTCAGGACCGTACCGGGAATTATCACCCAGCGTGGATGCTGCTATGCCGGTTGTAAGGGGGTTGTTCTTGGGCCGACGCGGGACATCATTAATATTACCCATGGCCCCATCGGCTGTGGTTTCTACTCATGGCTGACCCGAAGAAACCAGACAAGGCCGGGCGATAACGGTGAAAACTACATGACCTACTGTTTTTCCACCGATATGCAGGACCAGAACATTGTTTTTGGGGGTGAAAAACTTCTTCGTCAGGCGGTACAGGAGGCCTACGACATCTTCCATCCCAAGGCCATCGCCATTTTTTCCACCTGTCCTGTAGGACTGATCGGTGATGATGTCCATGTTATTGCCAGGGAGATGAAGGAACAGTTTGGGGACTGTAACGTCTTTGCCTTTTCCTGTGAAGGCTACAAGGGGGTCAGCCAGTCGGCCGGGCATCACATCGCAAACAACCAAATTTTCAAGCATGTGGTCGGTACCTCGGAAGAGGGCAGAACGGGAAGGTACAAGATAAACCTGCTTGGTGAGTATAACATCGGTGGCGATGCCTTTGTCATCGAGGAACTCCTTGAGAAGTGCGGAATCACTCTCGTTTCCACCTACAGCGGCAACTCTTCCATTGATCAGTTTGCAAGCTCACATACCGCGGATCTGAACTGCATTATGTGTCACCGTTCGATTAACTACGTGGCGGGGATGATGGAAACCAAGTACGGAATTCCCTGGATCAAGGTGAACTTCATCGGAGCCGAGGCCACTGCAAAATCACTTAGAAAGATTGCCGCTTATTTTGAAGAACCTGAGCTGGAGAAGCGGGTGGAAGAGGTTATTGCCGAAGAGATTGTCGGTGTGGAGGCCGTGCTCGAAGAGATTAGGCCGAGAACCGAAGGTAAGACCACCATGCTCTTTGTCGGAGGTTCCAGAGCTCATCATTACCAGGAGTTATTCAAGGAATTGGGAATGGAAGTCCTTGCCGCGGGGTATGAGTTCGGCCACCGGGACGACTACGAAGGCCGGCGGGTCCTTCCTTCCATCAAGGTGGATGCCGACAGCCGGAACATCGAGGAGTTAAAGGTCGAACAGGATACGGAGCGTTATCGCCCAAGAAAGGATGAGTCGAGTAGGGAGGAGTTGGAACAGCAGGGCCTTTCATTTAGCAGTTATGAAGGGCTCATGCCTGAGATGGAAAACGGAAGTTTTGTCGTCGATGATATCAGCCACTATGAGATGGAACGGTTGATTCTTGAGTATAGGCCCGATGTGTTTTGTGCAGGCATCAAGGAGAAGTTTTGTGTACAGAAAATGGGCGTCCCGATGAAGCAGCTTCATAGCTACGACTATGGCGGCCCCTATGCCGGTTTTGCCGGTGCCATCAACTGGTATCGTGAGATAGACCGTATGGTCGGAAGTAAGGTGTGGGGATTAATTGGTGCCCCGTGGGAAAAAAACCGAACCCTGCACGGCAGATTTGTCGCAACAACATAG
- a CDS encoding creatininase family protein: MTSTQAETALKQDPIIVIPTGSTEQHGPQCALGTDFLVPQHLADRVSGKKNVIVAPAIPFGVCPYHMSFAGSIDIGYEGLYTLMSGITRSLMHHGARRFLVINGHGGNNPALDKAALDVYHAGGIMASIDWWSVVGQIDERFANGGHGDILETSAMMAVDESCVDLSLSRDMAPVHPTGEIKAQYIQMVNFRGGLVRMARDTKELASNGWFGPGDPRGSTKKFGQDMMDVCVEFISEFIEEYRKL; the protein is encoded by the coding sequence ATGACAAGCACCCAGGCGGAAACGGCGTTGAAACAGGACCCTATTATTGTCATTCCTACGGGCAGTACGGAACAACATGGGCCCCAGTGTGCACTTGGTACGGATTTTCTGGTACCGCAGCATCTGGCCGATCGCGTGAGTGGCAAAAAGAATGTCATTGTAGCTCCCGCAATACCCTTCGGCGTATGTCCTTACCATATGAGTTTCGCCGGCAGCATCGATATCGGCTATGAAGGCTTATATACGCTGATGTCCGGCATTACCAGATCACTCATGCATCATGGGGCACGGCGATTTCTTGTAATAAACGGCCATGGGGGAAATAATCCGGCCCTCGATAAAGCTGCCCTGGATGTCTATCACGCCGGAGGCATCATGGCCAGCATCGATTGGTGGAGCGTCGTCGGTCAAATAGATGAACGATTTGCAAACGGCGGACATGGAGATATCTTGGAGACCTCCGCGATGATGGCGGTGGATGAGTCGTGTGTTGATCTGTCCCTTTCGCGTGATATGGCCCCGGTTCATCCGACAGGCGAGATAAAGGCGCAGTACATACAAATGGTAAATTTCAGGGGAGGCCTTGTACGAATGGCCAGGGACACGAAGGAACTTGCATCCAATGGTTGGTTCGGTCCCGGAGATCCCCGCGGATCGACAAAAAAGTTCGGTCAGGATATGATGGATGTCTGTGTGGAATTTATTTCGGAATTCATTGAGGAGTATCGGAAGCTGTAA
- the modA gene encoding molybdate ABC transporter substrate-binding protein, with translation MKKKALSLLVLLVGVTMLLSAGGQKESAKPSAAETSPVVVFNAASTTDLVNDIADLFTEATGIAVESNPASSGTLAHQLEQGAEADVYISASKKWMDFTKDLGITEEVSPFVKNRLVLIAPLDSPMEPFELTGNTDFPAIFEGRLSMGDPAHVPAGKYAEDALKYYGWYDTLTDRIQPAADVRAALMVVELGETELGIVYETDAMKSQKVKIVSRFPEESHTPIEYFVAYMKESNAAGKQFYDFLFENEKVGELYKKYGFSVSK, from the coding sequence ATGAAAAAAAAGGCATTATCTCTCTTGGTTCTCCTCGTGGGAGTAACCATGCTTCTGTCGGCGGGAGGCCAGAAGGAATCCGCCAAACCATCTGCAGCGGAAACGTCCCCTGTTGTGGTCTTTAACGCAGCAAGCACCACCGACCTGGTAAACGACATTGCGGACCTTTTTACCGAAGCAACAGGCATTGCCGTAGAAAGTAACCCGGCATCAAGTGGGACCCTTGCCCACCAGCTGGAGCAGGGAGCCGAAGCCGATGTCTATATCTCGGCCTCAAAAAAGTGGATGGATTTCACGAAAGATCTCGGGATCACCGAAGAGGTCAGCCCCTTTGTAAAAAATCGCCTTGTCCTGATTGCTCCCCTTGATTCTCCCATGGAGCCATTTGAACTTACGGGAAACACCGACTTTCCGGCTATTTTCGAGGGACGTCTTTCCATGGGTGATCCGGCCCATGTACCCGCCGGAAAATATGCCGAAGATGCATTGAAATACTACGGTTGGTACGATACGCTGACCGATAGGATACAGCCTGCGGCCGATGTACGGGCGGCGCTTATGGTAGTAGAATTGGGAGAAACGGAGCTTGGCATCGTGTACGAAACCGACGCCATGAAGTCCCAGAAGGTTAAGATCGTCTCCCGTTTTCCCGAAGAATCACACACTCCGATAGAGTACTTCGTCGCCTATATGAAGGAGAGCAATGCTGCCGGAAAACAGTTTTATGACTTTCTTTTCGAGAACGAGAAGGTGGGTGAACTTTACAAGAAATACGGATTTTCGGTATCAAAGTAA
- the nifK gene encoding nitrogenase molybdenum-iron protein subunit beta, which yields MLLRHTNAEVAERSALTINPSKTCQPIGAMYASLGIHGCLPHSHGSQGCCAYHRSALTRHYKEPVMAGTSSFTEGASVFGGQANLISALITIFNVYNPDVVAVHTTCLSETIGDDVGQIVKKAIDDGKVPEGKRIIHASTPSYVGSHVTGFSSMCASIARSFCKPSEEKINQINLLPGWVDPADMREIKRILRAMKIPSVVFPDTSGVLDAPMTGVHETFPKGGTTVEELESTGKSFHTFALGSFASEAAARELKKIAAVPFDVMDLPIGIRATDRFLMKLSELTGYPVPDSLTDERGRVVDLITDMQQYLAGKKVALFGDPDQLISLTEFLLDMDLKPIHIVSGTPGKKFAKRMESMLDEVLPGAQYRNGARADLFLLHQWIKNERVDLLIGNSYGKYIARDEDIPFMRMGFPIYDRIGHQYFPSIGYAGAMRIAERILDLFMDRQDRDCPEERFELVM from the coding sequence ATGTTACTACGACACACAAACGCAGAGGTGGCCGAACGCTCGGCCCTTACCATCAATCCCTCAAAGACCTGTCAGCCCATCGGTGCCATGTACGCATCTTTGGGAATCCACGGCTGTCTGCCCCACAGCCACGGCTCCCAGGGCTGTTGCGCCTACCACCGTTCGGCCCTTACACGACACTACAAGGAGCCGGTCATGGCGGGAACAAGCTCCTTTACCGAGGGCGCCTCGGTCTTCGGTGGGCAGGCAAACCTCATATCGGCCCTTATCACCATCTTCAACGTCTACAATCCCGATGTCGTTGCGGTGCATACAACCTGCCTCTCCGAAACTATCGGGGATGATGTGGGACAGATTGTAAAAAAGGCGATCGACGACGGAAAGGTGCCCGAGGGGAAAAGGATCATCCACGCAAGCACCCCTTCCTATGTAGGCTCCCATGTTACCGGCTTCTCATCCATGTGCGCATCGATTGCTCGTTCTTTCTGCAAGCCTTCGGAGGAGAAGATCAACCAGATCAACCTTCTTCCCGGTTGGGTCGATCCTGCGGATATGCGGGAGATAAAGCGGATACTGCGGGCAATGAAGATCCCCTCAGTGGTGTTTCCCGATACTTCAGGGGTTCTTGATGCGCCGATGACCGGCGTCCATGAAACTTTTCCAAAGGGAGGGACCACCGTCGAAGAACTGGAGTCCACAGGAAAAAGTTTCCATACCTTTGCCTTAGGTTCCTTTGCCTCTGAAGCGGCTGCCAGGGAACTAAAGAAGATTGCCGCAGTACCCTTTGATGTGATGGACCTTCCCATCGGTATCAGGGCCACCGACCGCTTTCTTATGAAGCTCTCCGAGCTGACCGGCTATCCTGTTCCCGACTCTCTTACCGATGAGAGGGGGCGGGTAGTGGATCTGATCACCGACATGCAGCAGTACCTTGCGGGAAAAAAGGTCGCCCTGTTTGGGGATCCCGATCAGCTTATCAGTCTGACGGAGTTCCTGCTGGACATGGACCTCAAACCCATCCACATCGTCAGCGGCACTCCGGGGAAGAAATTTGCCAAACGGATGGAGTCTATGCTCGACGAGGTGCTCCCCGGTGCACAGTACCGAAACGGGGCCAGGGCCGATCTCTTTCTCTTACATCAGTGGATCAAGAATGAACGGGTGGACCTTCTGATTGGTAACAGTTACGGGAAGTACATTGCACGGGACGAGGATATTCCCTTCATGCGGATGGGGTTTCCCATTTACGACCGGATCGGCCACCAATATTTCCCCAGTATAGGCTATGCCGGAGCAATGAGAATCGCGGAGAGGATTCTCGACCTCTTTATGGATCGTCAGGACAGAGATTGTCCTGAGGAACGTTTCGAACTTGTTATGTAA
- a CDS encoding homocitrate synthase/isopropylmalate synthase family protein, whose product MAYIIDTTLRDGEQAPGIVFTTDERKRIAEMLVKTGVDEIEAGMPIVGDEEIAFLRWCCDLPLPVSCWCRAHVNDIEAAKCTGLSIVHISFPVSDRLLSVFNKDVVWLSEAMESMFELCQNDFERVHIGFMDASRADPFFVKQLLDRAAAIGYRRARIADSAGVMMPSDVIHACALFSASSIPVEFHPHNDFGMASANGITALDHGIDAVSATVLGIGERAGNARIEELAMVLSTRGGTGRHPFDMNAIEKLSRYVAKIGRRPIPVDRPIVGKHVFSHESGIHVAATIKDPEAFLPLLPEKYGIGRVEIKTGRLSGSKGIQYVLRNMSVEIDLATAHSLLPMIRRIAEEKGRNLDPSEVEAIYHEYIINMQSV is encoded by the coding sequence ATGGCATATATTATCGACACAACGTTGAGAGATGGCGAACAAGCTCCTGGTATTGTCTTTACGACGGATGAACGCAAGCGTATTGCCGAGATGCTTGTGAAAACGGGAGTGGATGAAATCGAGGCAGGGATGCCGATTGTCGGGGATGAGGAGATAGCCTTCTTGCGTTGGTGCTGCGACTTGCCGCTTCCCGTCTCCTGCTGGTGTCGCGCTCATGTGAATGATATCGAGGCGGCAAAATGTACCGGCCTCTCTATCGTGCATATCAGTTTTCCTGTTTCCGATCGCCTCCTTTCTGTTTTCAATAAAGATGTTGTATGGCTTTCTGAAGCCATGGAGTCGATGTTTGAACTGTGCCAAAATGATTTTGAACGGGTGCATATAGGATTTATGGATGCAAGTCGTGCCGATCCTTTTTTTGTTAAGCAACTCTTGGATCGGGCCGCTGCTATAGGCTATCGTCGGGCCCGAATAGCCGATTCGGCCGGTGTTATGATGCCCTCTGACGTTATACACGCGTGTGCGCTTTTTTCCGCCTCTTCCATTCCTGTTGAATTTCACCCGCACAACGATTTCGGTATGGCAAGTGCAAATGGGATCACTGCCCTCGATCACGGCATTGATGCGGTCAGTGCGACCGTTTTGGGGATAGGAGAGCGGGCTGGTAATGCCAGAATCGAGGAACTGGCCATGGTCTTATCGACCAGAGGAGGGACGGGGAGACATCCGTTTGACATGAACGCTATCGAAAAACTGAGTCGCTATGTTGCAAAGATCGGCAGAAGGCCCATCCCTGTTGACAGACCCATTGTGGGAAAACATGTCTTCAGCCATGAGTCGGGCATTCATGTAGCCGCAACTATAAAGGACCCCGAGGCCTTTCTTCCTCTGCTCCCCGAGAAGTATGGCATAGGCAGGGTGGAGATCAAAACCGGCAGATTGTCGGGATCAAAGGGAATTCAGTATGTGCTGAGAAACATGTCGGTTGAAATCGATCTGGCTACGGCTCATTCGCTTTTGCCGATGATCCGTAGAATTGCGGAAGAGAAGGGGAGAAATCTCGACCCTTCCGAAGTGGAAGCAATCTATCATGAATACATCATCAACATGCAGAGCGTGTGA
- a CDS encoding P-II family nitrogen regulator translates to MVMIRAILRPERVQDVIEGLLDAGYPALTRINVAGRGQQRGIKVGEVMYDELPKEMLLVVVPESEKEIVLRVMLKLGKTPPSGVYGDGKIFITPVEETYTISSGFKEE, encoded by the coding sequence ATGGTTATGATACGAGCCATCCTGAGGCCTGAACGGGTTCAGGATGTTATAGAAGGGCTTCTGGATGCAGGTTATCCGGCGCTTACGCGCATCAATGTTGCAGGACGTGGGCAGCAACGGGGAATCAAGGTCGGAGAGGTCATGTACGACGAGCTGCCTAAAGAGATGTTACTGGTTGTGGTTCCGGAAAGCGAAAAAGAGATCGTGCTCAGGGTGATGCTCAAACTCGGGAAAACGCCCCCCAGCGGCGTGTACGGGGATGGAAAAATATTTATCACCCCGGTTGAAGAGACCTACACAATAAGTTCCGGCTTTAAGGAAGAGTGA
- the modC gene encoding molybdenum ABC transporter ATP-binding protein, translated as MSLSFDIELPRRNFLLQLKADFGDQTIGVFGPSGAGKTSLFSLLAGLERPSAGKIALNGKVITDTEKQIYLPPNKRKIGVVFQEKLLFPHLSIKENILFGERYVKEKRIRFDDVVELLELSPLLNSMPNSVSGGEQQRAAIARALLTSPEMLLLDEPFNAVDANLRKTMLPYLRKLRDELKIPLLIISHDLPDIQRLTNMVYLIEQGRCVGFGEIINLINSGTAVTGEQGVVNTLNLIKPEKIDEGLFQCRAEGLNNGTVIRTPFAPADSFTMTIHPEEIALSITPVPNISIQNQLKGTVVNLIKKEHSLYCIINAGVPLIAKITADSQKRLGIGVGTELYCLFKAHSLML; from the coding sequence ATGAGTCTCTCGTTTGATATTGAATTACCGCGAAGGAATTTTCTCCTGCAGCTCAAGGCTGATTTCGGTGACCAAACCATAGGCGTTTTCGGTCCCTCTGGAGCGGGAAAAACATCACTCTTCAGCCTGCTTGCCGGGCTTGAGCGGCCGAGTGCAGGAAAGATCGCCCTCAACGGCAAGGTGATAACCGATACCGAAAAGCAGATATACCTTCCTCCCAACAAAAGAAAAATCGGTGTCGTTTTTCAGGAAAAGCTGCTCTTTCCCCACCTAAGCATCAAAGAGAACATCCTTTTCGGGGAACGCTATGTGAAGGAAAAGCGTATCCGTTTCGACGACGTGGTGGAACTTCTCGAACTCTCCCCCCTCCTGAACTCCATGCCAAACAGTGTCTCCGGAGGCGAACAGCAACGTGCCGCCATTGCCAGGGCCCTTCTCACCTCCCCTGAAATGCTGCTACTCGACGAGCCCTTCAATGCCGTCGATGCAAATCTGAGAAAGACCATGCTCCCCTACCTCAGAAAGCTCAGGGACGAGCTGAAAATTCCACTCCTCATCATCAGCCATGATCTGCCCGACATCCAACGGCTGACCAACATGGTATACCTCATCGAACAGGGACGCTGCGTCGGCTTCGGCGAAATCATCAACCTCATCAACAGCGGTACCGCAGTCACCGGTGAACAGGGTGTCGTCAACACCCTCAACCTCATCAAACCGGAAAAGATCGACGAAGGCCTCTTTCAATGCAGGGCCGAAGGCCTCAACAACGGCACCGTCATACGAACCCCTTTTGCTCCTGCAGACTCCTTCACCATGACCATCCATCCCGAGGAGATTGCCCTCTCCATCACCCCCGTTCCAAACATCTCCATCCAGAACCAGCTCAAGGGCACGGTCGTCAACCTTATCAAGAAAGAACACTCCCTCTACTGCATCATCAATGCCGGAGTTCCCCTGATTGCAAAAATCACCGCCGATTCTCAAAAACGTCTGGGCATAGGGGTTGGTACCGAGCTCTATTGCCTCTTCAAGGCCCACTCGCTCATGCTCTGA
- the nifH gene encoding nitrogenase iron protein — MRKVAIYGKGGIGKSTTTQNTVAGLAEAGKKVMVVGCDPKADSTRLLLHGLAQKTVLDTLREEGEDVELEDILKAGYLNTTCVESGGPEPGVGCAGRGIITSINLLEQLGAYEQDDTPLDYTFYDVLGDVVCGGFAMPIREGKAEEIYIVVSGEMMAMYAANNICKGIVKYADAGGVRLGGLICNSRNVDNEQEMIEELAKLLGTQMLHFVPRDNMVQRAEINRKTVIDYAPSHVQADEYRTLAKKMDGNDMFVVPKPLAIDALEKLLIEFGIAN; from the coding sequence ATGAGGAAAGTGGCAATTTACGGAAAGGGGGGTATCGGCAAGTCGACGACGACGCAGAATACCGTTGCGGGTCTTGCCGAGGCCGGAAAAAAGGTAATGGTGGTAGGCTGTGACCCAAAGGCCGATTCTACACGGCTCCTGCTCCATGGGCTGGCGCAGAAGACGGTCCTCGATACCCTGCGGGAAGAGGGCGAGGATGTGGAGCTTGAAGATATCCTCAAAGCCGGTTATCTGAACACCACGTGTGTGGAATCGGGAGGGCCTGAACCCGGGGTCGGCTGCGCCGGCAGGGGCATCATCACTTCCATTAATCTCCTTGAGCAGCTTGGTGCTTATGAACAGGATGATACTCCCCTCGATTACACCTTCTACGATGTCCTTGGCGATGTTGTCTGCGGGGGCTTTGCCATGCCGATTCGCGAGGGCAAGGCCGAGGAAATTTACATCGTTGTGTCCGGGGAAATGATGGCAATGTATGCGGCAAACAACATTTGTAAGGGGATCGTGAAATACGCCGATGCAGGAGGCGTTCGACTTGGCGGGCTTATCTGCAATTCGAGAAATGTGGACAACGAACAGGAGATGATCGAAGAGCTGGCCAAACTGCTGGGAACGCAGATGCTCCATTTCGTTCCCAGAGACAACATGGTGCAGCGGGCGGAAATCAACCGAAAGACCGTCATCGACTACGCTCCCTCCCATGTCCAGGCCGATGAATATCGAACTTTGGCGAAAAAAATGGATGGAAACGATATGTTTGTCGTTCCCAAGCCTCTTGCCATTGATGCGCTGGAAAAACTTTTGATCGAATTCGGAATTGCCAATTAA